A genomic region of Streptococcus suis contains the following coding sequences:
- the tpx gene encoding thiol peroxidase, with the protein MTTFIGKPVTLVGPRLQVGDTAPDFVLMANDLSLKSLKDFGKQTKVISVVPSIDTGICDTQTRRFNQELADRDNTVVVTISADLPFAQKRWCGAAGLEDAITLSDYYDHAFGKSYGVLMREWNLLARAVFVLNADNEITYVEYLDNVNEHPDYDVALEAVK; encoded by the coding sequence ATGACAACCTTTATTGGAAAACCGGTGACCTTGGTAGGTCCACGATTGCAGGTGGGAGATACCGCCCCTGATTTTGTCCTCATGGCCAATGACTTGAGCCTGAAAAGTCTGAAAGACTTTGGCAAGCAGACTAAGGTCATCAGTGTGGTGCCTTCTATTGACACAGGGATTTGCGATACCCAGACTCGTCGCTTCAATCAGGAACTGGCTGACCGTGACAATACGGTTGTCGTGACGATTTCAGCAGACCTGCCTTTTGCCCAAAAACGCTGGTGCGGGGCTGCAGGTTTGGAAGATGCCATCACCCTGTCTGATTACTATGACCATGCCTTTGGTAAATCCTACGGTGTGCTCATGCGGGAGTGGAATTTGCTGGCGCGTGCGGTCTTTGTCCTTAATGCCGACAATGAAATCACCTACGTAGAATACTTGGACAATGTCAACGAACATCCAGATTATGATGTGGCTTTAGAGGCTGTTAAATAA
- a CDS encoding putative quinol monooxygenase, translating into MSKPVVHLFHLGVDEKNRDSFYQVGMENFQTSYEEEAGTLAMYASSLKGNPLEYKIFEVYADEVAYQSHRTSLHYQSYVEQVGSKLTKREVYEVEALFLEEKLPSGVWLGPEHHFLKFAQVQVREGSQEAFENSVLINMQTSIKEESGVLAMYAAKDSQQSNRYYFYEVYASAKAYEDHRLTPHFQRYISETQDLVEEKNLQDLENSIAISKGQLAFSS; encoded by the coding sequence ATGAGTAAGCCAGTTGTTCATTTATTTCATCTAGGAGTTGATGAGAAAAATCGTGATAGCTTTTACCAAGTGGGTATGGAAAATTTCCAGACCTCCTATGAAGAGGAAGCTGGCACTCTTGCCATGTACGCCAGTTCTTTAAAGGGAAATCCGTTGGAGTACAAAATTTTTGAGGTCTATGCAGATGAGGTGGCCTACCAAAGTCATCGGACTTCTCTGCACTACCAATCCTATGTAGAGCAGGTGGGATCCAAACTCACCAAGCGGGAGGTCTATGAAGTAGAAGCCTTGTTTTTGGAAGAAAAGTTGCCGTCTGGAGTGTGGCTAGGACCAGAACACCATTTCCTAAAATTTGCTCAGGTTCAAGTGAGAGAGGGAAGCCAGGAAGCCTTTGAAAATAGTGTCCTAATAAACATGCAAACTTCTATAAAAGAAGAATCAGGTGTTTTAGCAATGTATGCCGCAAAGGACAGCCAGCAATCAAATCGTTATTATTTCTACGAAGTGTATGCGAGTGCGAAAGCCTACGAAGACCACCGTTTGACTCCGCATTTTCAACGCTATATTTCAGAAACGCAGGATTTGGTGGAAGAAAAAAACTTACAGGACTTGGAAAACAGTATCGCAATCTCGAAAGGGCAGTTGGCTTTTTCTAGCTAA
- a CDS encoding amidohydrolase family protein gives MKIDVFAHVLLPQFYQKMLALDPALPQKMPFLQNPVLQDMEKRQALQDPAVKQIISFVNVNPEDYLEAEPALALVQEANQELLETVQAYPNQFFAGVAMLALNNIEGSLEILEDFVDKNPEMVGIQLFSRHLGLSIADQSFRPIFAKCEELDIPIWLHPVFDNRKPDNNIVFSWEYEQSQAMLQLVEAGIFQDYPNLKIIVHHAGALAPFFSGRIQYILPEKQVEDFRKFYVDTAILGNPKALELTIDYFGLDRVLFGTDAPLGIAPAGATLVISEAIDSLHLSQEDKQAIYSENIKLLLKETK, from the coding sequence ATGAAAATAGATGTATTTGCCCATGTATTGTTGCCCCAGTTTTACCAAAAAATGTTGGCCCTTGATCCAGCCTTGCCTCAGAAAATGCCTTTTTTGCAAAATCCTGTCCTGCAAGACATGGAAAAAAGGCAGGCTCTACAAGATCCAGCTGTCAAACAGATTATTTCATTTGTCAATGTCAATCCAGAAGATTATCTGGAAGCAGAGCCAGCTTTGGCTTTGGTTCAAGAAGCCAATCAAGAACTCTTGGAAACTGTTCAGGCCTATCCAAATCAATTTTTTGCTGGTGTGGCCATGCTGGCCCTGAACAACATTGAGGGAAGTCTGGAAATTTTGGAAGACTTTGTCGATAAAAATCCTGAAATGGTTGGCATACAGCTGTTTTCAAGACACCTTGGACTATCCATTGCAGACCAGAGCTTCAGACCAATCTTCGCTAAATGTGAAGAATTAGATATTCCTATCTGGTTGCACCCTGTATTTGACAATCGCAAACCAGATAATAACATTGTTTTTTCATGGGAATACGAGCAGAGTCAGGCTATGCTACAATTGGTGGAGGCAGGAATCTTTCAAGATTATCCTAATCTGAAAATCATTGTTCACCATGCAGGAGCCTTGGCCCCCTTCTTTAGCGGACGGATTCAGTACATTTTGCCGGAAAAACAGGTGGAGGACTTCCGCAAGTTCTATGTAGATACCGCTATCTTAGGCAATCCAAAGGCTCTAGAATTAACCATCGACTATTTTGGCTTAGATCGGGTACTCTTTGGAACCGATGCGCCTCTTGGGATTGCGCCTGCAGGGGCTACGCTGGTCATCTCAGAAGCTATTGACTCCTTGCACTTATCTCAAGAGGACAAGCAAGCCATTTACTCTGAAAATATCAAACTATTACTGAAGGAGACAAAATAG
- a CDS encoding heavy metal translocating P-type ATPase — translation MKQASYPIQGMTCASCALTVEKAVGKLAGVEEASVNLATEKLSVSYDKKLLGLEDIRQAVEKAGYQLVDNLVTESYDISGMTCASCALTVEKALGKLEGVEEVSVNLATEKATIRYSRDRQNPASLEKAVEQAGYQLIRPDQVEETVDKGPSKEDSLWKRFVWSAVFTLPLLYIAMGPMLPWGGLPLPALLHQPLVYAVSQVLLLIPVLYMGRSFFQKGFKTLLQGHPNMDSLIAVGTGAALVQGLLMIAFLLMGKEVAMHGHHPELYFESAAVILTLITLGKYFEARAKGQTSEAIKKLMDLAPKTAQVLRNGQEIQVPIEEVVVGDQVIVRPGQQIPVDGQVLEGQTRVDESMLTGESLPVKKALGDNVFGGTLNQQGAITMQATKVGRDTTLAQIIRLVEEAQGSKAPIAKLADQVSAVFVPVVMGLAFLSGLAWYFLGQESWIFSLSIIIAVLVIACPCALGLATPTAIMVGTGKGAENGLLFKSGQAIETLQGVNTIVFDKTGTITEGKPQVTDIHLLSTKNREQVLQLAASSEQFSEHPLAQALLQAAQTEKITLLPATDFQALSGRGLSVTIAEQTIYLGNERLMREQGINVSQGRAVAEAFAHQAKTPVFLASQQELLAVIAVADKVKETSRQAVQALQAMGLEVVMLTGDNEKTAKAIAKEVGIEQVVSQVLPDDKANQVKLLQEQGKTVAMVGDGINDAPALAQAHVGLAIGSGTDIAIESADIVLMHSDILDVVKAVKLSQATMRTIKQNLFWAFAYNVIGIPIAMGLLHVFGGPLLNPMFAGAAMALSSVSVVLNALRLKTYKL, via the coding sequence ATGAAACAAGCAAGCTATCCCATTCAAGGTATGACCTGCGCTTCCTGTGCTCTGACGGTTGAAAAAGCTGTTGGTAAATTAGCAGGGGTAGAAGAGGCTAGTGTCAACCTAGCGACTGAAAAATTGAGTGTTAGCTATGATAAAAAGCTTTTGGGACTAGAGGATATTCGTCAGGCAGTTGAAAAGGCGGGCTATCAGCTAGTCGATAACTTGGTGACCGAGTCTTATGACATTTCAGGCATGACCTGCGCTTCCTGTGCTCTGACGGTTGAAAAAGCTCTGGGCAAACTAGAAGGTGTAGAAGAAGTCAGTGTCAATTTGGCAACAGAAAAGGCGACTATCCGTTATAGCCGTGATAGGCAAAATCCAGCCAGTCTTGAAAAAGCAGTTGAGCAAGCAGGCTATCAACTGATTAGACCAGATCAAGTGGAAGAGACGGTGGATAAGGGACCAAGCAAGGAAGACAGTCTTTGGAAACGATTTGTCTGGTCAGCAGTCTTTACTCTTCCACTGCTCTATATTGCTATGGGTCCTATGTTACCCTGGGGTGGGCTTCCATTACCAGCCTTGCTCCATCAACCGCTAGTCTATGCGGTCAGTCAAGTCCTCCTGCTCATCCCTGTCCTTTATATGGGACGCAGTTTTTTCCAAAAAGGCTTTAAAACTCTCTTGCAAGGCCATCCCAATATGGATTCCTTGATTGCCGTTGGGACTGGAGCAGCCTTGGTTCAAGGCCTGTTGATGATTGCTTTTCTTCTGATGGGGAAAGAAGTAGCCATGCACGGTCACCATCCAGAACTGTATTTTGAATCAGCCGCCGTTATCTTGACCTTGATTACCTTGGGAAAATATTTTGAAGCTAGAGCCAAAGGTCAGACTTCTGAGGCCATTAAGAAATTGATGGATCTGGCTCCCAAGACGGCCCAGGTCTTACGAAATGGGCAGGAAATACAAGTGCCGATTGAAGAAGTGGTGGTCGGTGACCAGGTCATTGTTCGCCCAGGTCAGCAGATTCCTGTTGATGGTCAAGTTCTAGAAGGCCAGACACGTGTGGATGAGTCCATGCTGACGGGTGAGAGCCTGCCAGTGAAGAAGGCTCTAGGCGACAATGTTTTTGGCGGTACCCTTAATCAGCAAGGTGCCATTACCATGCAGGCTACCAAGGTTGGTCGTGATACGACTCTGGCTCAGATCATTCGCTTGGTAGAAGAGGCTCAAGGATCTAAGGCCCCCATCGCCAAATTGGCTGACCAAGTATCTGCCGTCTTTGTGCCAGTTGTCATGGGCTTGGCATTCTTGTCTGGGCTGGCCTGGTACTTCTTGGGGCAAGAATCCTGGATTTTTTCACTAAGTATTATCATCGCCGTCTTGGTCATCGCCTGCCCTTGTGCTCTGGGTCTAGCAACTCCGACGGCTATCATGGTTGGGACTGGAAAAGGGGCAGAAAACGGTCTTCTGTTTAAGTCTGGTCAAGCTATTGAAACCCTACAAGGTGTGAATACCATTGTCTTCGACAAGACAGGGACTATTACAGAGGGCAAACCCCAGGTGACGGACATTCATCTCTTGTCTACTAAAAATCGTGAGCAGGTCCTCCAGCTGGCAGCAAGTAGCGAGCAATTTTCCGAGCATCCTCTGGCTCAGGCTCTCCTGCAAGCTGCACAGACAGAAAAGATTACTCTCTTGCCCGCCACCGATTTTCAGGCTCTTTCAGGTCGTGGTCTTTCGGTGACAATAGCAGAGCAGACCATCTATCTGGGAAATGAACGGTTGATGCGGGAACAGGGAATTAATGTTTCCCAAGGACGTGCAGTTGCGGAGGCATTTGCCCATCAAGCCAAGACGCCTGTTTTCCTAGCCAGCCAGCAAGAATTACTAGCAGTCATTGCCGTTGCCGATAAAGTAAAAGAGACCAGCCGTCAGGCTGTCCAGGCTCTGCAAGCCATGGGCTTAGAAGTGGTCATGCTGACAGGGGACAATGAAAAAACTGCCAAAGCCATTGCCAAGGAAGTCGGCATTGAGCAGGTGGTCAGTCAGGTCCTACCAGATGACAAGGCCAACCAAGTCAAGCTATTACAAGAACAGGGCAAAACAGTCGCTATGGTAGGGGATGGCATCAACGATGCCCCAGCTCTAGCTCAAGCCCATGTGGGTCTGGCCATTGGTTCTGGGACTGATATTGCCATTGAGTCTGCCGATATTGTCCTCATGCATAGTGACATTTTGGATGTGGTCAAGGCTGTTAAACTCAGCCAGGCAACCATGCGGACCATCAAACAAAATCTCTTCTGGGCCTTTGCTTATAATGTGATTGGCATTCCAATCGCCATGGGTCTATTACATGTATTTGGTGGACCTCTGCTCAATCCTATGTTTGCAGGTGCAGCCATGGCCCTTAGCTCAGTGTCCGTCGTCTTGAACGCTCTGCGATTGAAAACCTACAAACTATAG
- a CDS encoding MerR family transcriptional regulator: MDKLGYTIAEVSQRYQINSNTLRYYERIGLLPDVPRASNGHRYFTKEILAWLEMIICLRHSGVSIETLTEYASLLKEGNSTVKERENLLREQLTTLYQKQANLQRSIDRLEKKIALYESGEIEQDLSYFEDYAILSDEKDSWKEIDV, encoded by the coding sequence ATGGACAAACTCGGCTACACGATTGCGGAAGTCAGTCAAAGATACCAGATCAATAGTAATACTCTACGTTATTATGAACGAATTGGCTTACTGCCAGATGTTCCAAGAGCAAGCAATGGACATCGCTATTTTACAAAGGAAATCCTGGCTTGGCTGGAGATGATTATCTGTCTGCGTCACTCAGGTGTCAGTATTGAAACGCTGACAGAGTATGCTTCCTTGTTGAAGGAAGGAAATAGCACCGTTAAGGAACGGGAAAACTTGTTGCGGGAGCAGTTGACAACTCTCTATCAAAAGCAGGCCAACCTCCAACGCTCCATTGACCGCTTGGAGAAAAAAATAGCCTTATATGAATCAGGTGAGATTGAACAAGACCTTTCCTACTTTGAAGACTATGCGATTTTATCCGATGAAAAGGACAGTTGGAAGGAGATAGATGTATGA
- a CDS encoding mucin-binding protein, whose amino-acid sequence MTYSQQMVTVSVMDIDRHVEVAKKTIESPQDYDNAKELAIWLNKGYTVENITTEEVDSEVFITLYLKERVVLVLPSEPKVPGTAVDGKGKLTWPEGVAEADLVNVFERILSFTYEDGRQALPPVVQQIVLSRTAMFNFVTEELTYLPWRSSTGNKSFPLYSVQELPGFTPSEREIPAIEVLSLPTNQVSTTIVYRRSTREIPIQVVDEETGAILAEDTFNGKTGDVIRYPAASLVQGLIAKGYEVVRNDLESSQYIHAEGNVPIVIKMRPVVMDIDVPTTYPAVGERVYPEMEDSIVWPSELGEEELHREVQRTVHFYDEEGEVILEPIHQVAHFYRRAQWNLVTGHIYYGPWEGETTVFPAVEAPKISGYLAKPLHIPAWNHLSPMKQNRIESITYSKIIQKILIKLVLEEDGVELDTIQLFGKAGDPIHYRPDEKIQTYLAAGYELVSNDYPTEGIFGVDDGEENTYQIILRSRLLTVMPNQPKKAGTVVDENSPTGPFWPKGVTEEELKRTVHRRIRFLYENGEEAFPDRLDMVSFSRSAQVNLVSGLITYQPWDHNHLIFEEITPPEHPQFYADHLRVSSTEVTPYSAHQEITVYYSERETVYTLRIFRESDGVLLRERKCHNPDTEEITRVFNQMLLPLTDAGYCLPKKHKKLEIQYQQIDTELTLYVHSVKEKVTIESPKEAFSTIEGYPRLSWPSGLEMEDLTKTVTRTIYFQCVGHAPFKEERQVIHFSRHALVEIATGEITYGQWTCSTSSGFDKILSPDLDDFDMEVGHVPAKPSSLITENEVVHVYYRPKVGNIHIDYQSEHGSLGKEVLTGMLGEEVSHQLLTFPGYEILTSDCPSILSFSEQELHYTVTLRSKVMTVDYEHPLPAYRMMDLDGCSTMVPVGLEAHDLTYINQRVIRFLSDTGQTLFPDIVQESRVSRTAELNLATQSVRYGEWEVEAPFPEVRVPDLVGYETQRQLIPEYSVTPTGEKLVFNEIVRYYSCPYRFYIRIIDVNTLQVLEELQLVIRTGEEAPYNLEQLVDIYKDEGYELLETKVVGEEDYYRDVELYLQARIVEVHREMIENDYQELPLDLAQYLRRIPHLTLHHLERKIRRTICYLNEEREEVADSYIGEVLFEREAAVNLTTGEVSFGDWYSRYPIFDAIVPPLVIGYQSSQEFIPSITLESSETADILEELYYFSSGPSTVVDVSRMDEKDTHIGENKSSTDRHATQSDGKEVPAIATKIKKQSLWTRLKKLFHLGDTTD is encoded by the coding sequence GTGACGTATTCTCAACAAATGGTGACTGTAAGCGTCATGGATATAGATCGCCATGTAGAAGTAGCTAAGAAAACTATTGAAAGCCCGCAAGATTATGATAATGCTAAAGAGTTAGCTATTTGGCTAAATAAGGGATATACAGTTGAAAACATCACAACAGAGGAAGTCGATTCAGAAGTTTTTATTACTCTGTATTTGAAAGAAAGAGTGGTATTAGTACTACCGTCTGAGCCTAAAGTTCCAGGAACAGCAGTTGACGGAAAAGGAAAATTAACATGGCCAGAGGGTGTCGCTGAGGCAGACTTGGTCAATGTTTTTGAACGGATACTCTCTTTTACCTACGAAGATGGTCGTCAGGCTCTCCCTCCTGTTGTTCAACAGATAGTCTTATCACGAACAGCCATGTTTAATTTTGTGACGGAAGAATTGACCTATCTACCTTGGAGGTCTTCTACAGGTAATAAATCTTTTCCTCTGTATTCTGTGCAAGAGCTTCCTGGCTTTACTCCATCAGAACGAGAAATTCCTGCTATTGAGGTTCTTTCCTTGCCTACAAACCAAGTTTCGACGACTATTGTCTATAGACGTAGTACCAGAGAAATTCCTATTCAAGTAGTAGATGAAGAAACTGGGGCAATTCTTGCAGAGGATACTTTCAATGGAAAAACGGGTGATGTGATTCGTTATCCAGCCGCATCGCTTGTTCAGGGCCTTATTGCAAAGGGTTATGAAGTGGTTCGTAATGACTTGGAATCTTCTCAATATATTCATGCAGAAGGCAATGTTCCTATCGTTATCAAGATGAGGCCAGTAGTGATGGATATTGATGTGCCAACTACCTATCCAGCGGTAGGAGAACGTGTCTATCCGGAAATGGAAGATAGTATCGTATGGCCTTCAGAATTAGGAGAAGAAGAGCTTCATCGGGAAGTCCAGCGGACCGTTCATTTCTACGATGAAGAGGGGGAAGTAATTCTAGAACCGATTCATCAGGTTGCACATTTTTATAGACGGGCTCAATGGAACTTGGTAACAGGTCATATCTACTATGGTCCGTGGGAAGGTGAGACAACGGTTTTTCCAGCCGTTGAAGCACCCAAAATTTCTGGTTATTTGGCTAAGCCACTCCATATTCCTGCATGGAATCATCTTTCGCCGATGAAACAAAATCGGATTGAGTCCATCACGTACTCTAAAATTATCCAAAAGATTCTCATTAAATTAGTCCTTGAGGAAGATGGCGTAGAACTAGACACTATTCAGCTATTTGGAAAAGCTGGAGATCCAATTCACTATCGCCCAGATGAGAAAATCCAGACATACTTGGCAGCTGGTTATGAGTTGGTCTCAAATGACTATCCAACAGAAGGGATTTTTGGTGTTGATGATGGAGAAGAGAACACCTATCAGATTATTCTCCGTTCTCGCCTCCTCACGGTAATGCCAAATCAGCCGAAAAAAGCTGGAACGGTTGTTGATGAAAATAGTCCTACAGGGCCGTTTTGGCCAAAGGGTGTAACCGAAGAGGAGTTGAAGCGTACGGTTCACCGTCGGATTCGTTTTTTGTATGAAAATGGGGAAGAGGCTTTTCCTGATAGACTAGATATGGTAAGCTTCTCTCGGAGTGCGCAGGTAAACCTTGTCTCAGGTTTAATTACTTATCAACCATGGGATCATAATCACCTTATTTTCGAAGAGATTACGCCTCCTGAACATCCTCAATTTTATGCGGACCATCTCCGTGTTTCTTCTACGGAGGTCACTCCTTACAGCGCACATCAAGAAATAACAGTATATTATAGTGAACGAGAAACCGTATATACTCTTCGTATTTTTCGAGAATCTGATGGTGTATTACTGAGGGAAAGGAAATGTCATAATCCAGACACAGAAGAGATTACTCGTGTCTTCAATCAGATGTTACTACCTCTGACTGATGCAGGATACTGCCTTCCTAAGAAACATAAAAAATTAGAAATTCAGTACCAACAAATCGATACGGAATTAACGCTCTATGTTCACTCAGTCAAAGAAAAGGTAACGATAGAATCACCAAAAGAAGCTTTTTCGACTATAGAAGGTTATCCACGCCTATCTTGGCCAAGTGGTCTCGAGATGGAAGATTTAACTAAGACTGTAACACGTACCATCTATTTCCAATGTGTTGGTCATGCTCCTTTTAAAGAGGAACGGCAAGTCATTCATTTCTCACGTCATGCCCTTGTTGAGATAGCGACGGGTGAAATTACCTACGGTCAATGGACTTGTTCCACCTCATCAGGATTTGATAAGATTCTTTCGCCAGACTTGGACGATTTTGACATGGAGGTGGGGCATGTACCGGCAAAACCATCCTCCCTTATCACAGAGAATGAAGTTGTCCATGTTTATTATCGACCAAAGGTTGGAAATATTCATATTGATTATCAATCTGAGCACGGCAGTTTAGGAAAAGAAGTGTTAACAGGTATGCTGGGAGAAGAAGTTTCTCACCAACTGCTAACATTTCCGGGGTATGAAATTCTGACTAGTGATTGTCCATCTATCCTATCGTTTAGTGAGCAAGAACTTCACTATACTGTTACCCTACGTTCGAAAGTGATGACTGTCGATTATGAGCATCCGTTACCGGCTTATAGAATGATGGATTTGGATGGTTGTTCGACGATGGTTCCAGTAGGATTGGAAGCACACGATTTAACTTATATCAATCAACGAGTTATTCGATTTTTATCTGACACGGGTCAGACCTTATTTCCAGACATTGTTCAAGAAAGCAGAGTCAGCCGGACAGCGGAATTAAACCTTGCGACGCAGTCAGTCCGATATGGTGAGTGGGAAGTAGAGGCACCGTTCCCAGAAGTTAGGGTTCCAGATTTAGTTGGTTATGAAACTCAAAGGCAGTTAATACCAGAATATTCTGTTACTCCAACAGGTGAGAAGCTTGTTTTTAATGAAATCGTACGATATTATTCTTGTCCATATCGATTCTATATTCGTATCATAGATGTCAATACCTTGCAGGTTCTTGAAGAACTTCAGTTGGTGATTCGAACAGGTGAAGAGGCTCCGTATAATTTGGAGCAATTAGTTGACATCTATAAAGACGAGGGTTATGAGCTGTTGGAGACGAAGGTGGTCGGTGAAGAAGACTATTATCGTGATGTGGAGTTGTATCTTCAAGCACGGATAGTTGAGGTTCATCGCGAAATGATTGAAAACGACTATCAAGAACTCCCCTTGGACTTGGCTCAGTATTTACGTCGTATTCCACATTTGACTCTCCATCATCTTGAAAGAAAAATCAGGAGAACAATCTGTTACCTAAATGAAGAGAGAGAAGAAGTAGCGGATTCATATATTGGGGAAGTGCTTTTCGAAAGGGAAGCAGCAGTCAACTTAACTACAGGAGAGGTATCTTTTGGCGATTGGTATAGCCGCTATCCAATCTTTGATGCCATTGTGCCTCCATTAGTAATTGGGTATCAATCGAGTCAGGAATTTATTCCAAGTATTACATTGGAGAGTTCAGAAACTGCTGATATACTCGAAGAACTATATTATTTTTCAAGCGGTCCATCTACTGTCGTTGATGTTAGCCGTATGGACGAAAAAGATACTCACATTGGTGAAAATAAGTCTTCGACCGATAGACATGCGACTCAGTCAGATGGAAAAGAAGTACCAGCAATTGCTACAAAAATTAAAAAGCAAAGTTTATGGACACGTTTGAAAAAACTATTTCACCTGGGAGACACGACTGATTGA